The Punica granatum isolate Tunisia-2019 chromosome 4, ASM765513v2, whole genome shotgun sequence sequence AAATCACTTTTACTAAATTAATTGCAATTATCAAATatccataaaaataaatcacaatTCTCATAAATCTAACATacttttcatgaaaattaaaatcgaGATTGgataaaaatatcaaagcAATTGCGCATGCGCATGGCCAATTAATAAGATTATATAACACCATCCTCAGTAtggataaaatttttcaaattaaagtTATGCTTATTCCACGCATAGCGCAGGTTACACACTTTGGTATTAAGAAGATAAAAGGAAATCATATAATATTGTTCAAATATGATTgaagaaatttaatatataaaccaagaagaagaaatagagATATTTACTGAAGCGATTTATATTTTAGCTTTcctaaaaaattacataagaTAACTAGCCTATTTATAGGCCAAATTACATAGGAAATTAGATATTGGAATATCCTAAGATACTAATAACTCATAAGATCTTATTCTCAAATATTCTATATCctaatatgataaaataatatcacTAAACATGGAGAACAAGGAAATTTTCATCTTACACATAATCTTCACttatataatttcttaattagaaTCAATCGAATAATGCATTTACTTTGCCAACCAGATCTTGTGGTGACAATGAAAAAGGAGTTTATTTGACTGCAATAAACCCCTCtattcttcttttcattttgatgGAAACAATGAATATGTGATTAGTATTGTTTGGAAGTTCAGTGGCAGTCATATAAGtgcttattttattaaattttaagcaGAATCGTGATTTTTTTCCAGCTGGTTAATAGATAATTATAAAAACTGACTcaacttattttttattttaagcattaattttaatttcagcaatttcaaattattatacTCAAAATGTTTTtgcttattttaaaatcaatacttattttttaacaattatattttaacttttttgttTCAGCAATAGCACTCCCAAACCAAGTGTAATATCAGAGGTTTGTAaagattttcttattttatttggatATATACATGAAATTAATCAATCCGAGTAGTCATAGATTTACCTTGACATTAGTGCCATGATtcaaaatcaattttcaaagTGCTTTGAGGTTTCTCCCTTCGATAATTGCGTTCAATGTAATGATTCCTCTTCCGCTTTTGAATGAACGACACTGCTATCCATAAATCTTGTCCAAGCACATCTAAGCATAATGTTCGTGTAAAACCTAAGTTAGGTCATATTCTTAATAATGTTTGTGGTATGTTGCTTTTAGCTTCCCTTGCGTAGTCTTTTTGGGGTGAGATAGCCTTGCAGTAGTGTATAGTATGAATAGGATCTCTTCATTTGTCCTTAACAACTGTATACACTAAGAGTTGCACTATGATAAAAGTCCAGACTACCACACTCTTCGAACTTTTGGTTGCATGTCTTTTCCTCTTTTACCTTTTTATGAACATAACAAATTACAGCCACGGCCTAGATTATGCTGTTTCCTCAGGTACAACATAGAGCAAAAGGGTTATAGGTATCACGATCCTATCTCTCACAGGCTTTCAATTCTTGTCATATCCATTTTTTGGGACACAAGATGTTGCCAGTTCGTCAATAGTTATGCGGTTCCTTCGAATGTCACTCATTTATTCGTCAATACATTGTATGGCAGCAAGCCATGATGGATATATTACCAAGGCTTTAAGGTTGTTTGTATACAAATTCCAAACTATAAGGGGAATTTTCATCCAAATTATTAGTCAAACGGCCCATTTTGACCCGCGGCAACGCACGGACCATTCTATCGAGTCTCTAGATTACAATAAAACATTGTCCAAAGGAACATAATCGTTTGCCAGTCAAGACAAACATCAAGTTCACATAGCCTATAAGCTAGATTTCAATTTAAACATTTAAAAGAAACGTGGGTAAACACACATAATTTACTCAAACTTAAACAAATTAGTCAGGCCTTTAAGTCGAGTATTGAATATTTGGCTTAAACCCAAGCCATGGAAGTAGAATGTTCCAAGTGGCATATTATTCACCGAATTTATAGAATAAAATTCAAGATTTTATCGAATGTACCTCCCATTTTGAATTTACACCGAATCTATTCGCTTCCACCCATAGTATTCATGTGAAATCTACGAATTAATTTCGTAGATTTAATAACCATGTGCCGGAGAGGGCAGGTGTGCAACCCTTCATGATGAAAGTGGCCCTTTTTGAGGTTAGGTCTTATCTCGTCACCGGGCTTGGACATTACGTGCAGAACTCTATTTGCGTCTCGTATCAGAGTCTAGATCCTGGACACATTTTAATGTTTACTCTATTTAGGCGTCTCCGTTAGATATTTGTTTATGGGTGGGGTTGATGACTGGACCGAAGTGGTAGACGAAATGGCGATGTTTACGACAAAGTGGTCGCGAAAGTTTTCGAGGAACCGAAGTATTGGCTCGGAAAATGTTAGGGATCAAAGTTAGAGTTCACTCTTTTTCCGGATtcgaaaattgaaaatcaggATCATATTTTCACTATACGTAATGTTAGGGGCTATATGGTTAATTTCCCTGTTCTGTCTTCTCACTTCTGGCTAAGTATCTGGCTGACAATTGACATCCGGTGACGGCGGGCAACCCACCGGCCGGCGGCGATCGTTGCAAAATCAAAggtctctcgctctctctctttctgtcGACCAGATAACTCCATGGATCACTCCGATTACTACGCAAGCTACGACCAGCAGCACGTTCAGGGGACTTACGACCCATCTCAGCCATCGCAGCCCCACTGCTCATCCTCAATCGCCGGCCCCGCCACGACGGCGGCGGCCcaatcctcctcctcctactATTCCTACGATCCCCAGCACTGCGCCGCCTATTACCATTCCCAAGACTACGCCAATTACTACTATCAGCAGCACCATCAACAGCCACCCGAAACtcatcagcagcagcagcattcCCAGAATTCTCAGTTATACCAGGAACCTCACTTGCCCTCCCATCAGAACCCTTATTACGAGCAGGCTGCTCAGAATCCGAGTTCGGATCCTTGGCAATCGAGTGTTTCTGCCCATAGAGGAATTCACCACCCAGTAAGATTTTCCATCTGTTCCTTTTCAAATGTATTCCGGCATGTATTATACGTTTAGCTATATGTGACTGCATAGGACATGCTTGTGTATTTGACTAGAAGATGGAAATGTCGTTCAAGTTGGGAACTTGATGCATATTATTAGAGTTCTTGCCTCGTTTGATGTGCTGGATCATTATTCAGTCGGTATAGTTACAACCGTCGGTTGTAATGGTTCATAGAGCTTGTTGATCGGCTCCTTGTATAAGCTATTCGGCATCTTCAAAATTCACCATTGGTTTATCGTTTCCGTTTTGGCAGTTCGATGCAGTTGTTCTTGAAATGTTCTGTGTATAGGCTTTGGGAGGACAGTAATGAAAAATACAATAAGATGGAGCTGTTTGTTCTTGTTTTTGCTTGATGTGCTATTTGGATTATAATCCATAAGGCTAAACTGCACTTATTTGAGTAATCATGAAGTCCAAGTCCTGCATATGATTTAAGATGGAATTGGGCTGTCTCTGCTTCTGTTATGGAGGAGCGAGCTACCTGCTTGACATGCCTTGGTTGCTTTTGTCTTGCAAGGGTTAAGTTTTTCTCTCTTCCCCTAATCTCAGATAAAAAGTTTTAAGGTTAAAATGCTCCTTACTCATGGACAGAAGCCAGTGCTATGTTGTagattcataatatttttcacaGAAGTTTGGTATGTTTGATTGTATAAGCCTGTCTCTTGCTCTTCTTCCTCAGGCTCATTCTGGGATTTTATTGCAGCACTCAACTGATAGGTTCTAGGTATTATATTCTGCAATTAATTTCTTCTCCAGTATGCAAAATTGTTTCTCTTCTTTTAGACAAAGCAATCAACATGAAACTAAATGGATTTGAGATAGGGGAActccattttaaaatcaactgACTCGTTGACAGCTTGAgttgtctttctttttttctttaatctgtcatatcatcaacataaaAGCTATACAAATTTGCACATTCAAAGCTGTCTCCAGTTCTTTCTCATTTCTAAGATTGACATAATAATTTCGTAAATTTGTTTCCTCTAAACTCTTGTAAGGAAGCATGATGTGCCTTGCTTTTTCTCTGAAGCCTGATAACAATTAGGAGTTGCCGTCTACATCTTTATCACATTCACTATTTGAGATGGCAGAGTAAAACTATACCAATGATTACCCTGTGCGTGCATGGGATTCAGACTAGTTTGTAAAGTATTCTCACTCCATTCAAATCATCAGTTTGAACAATACCATTGTtgttgctttctttttttttgtgaggATAAGTAATTTGGCCAATTTTGCGCTCTTGTTTGGCTTCTCATTAAAGTTATACTCAGCCATGTTTTACTGATGCTGCTGTTCAACCTTCTTTGGTCGAATCTGCTacatataaaaatgaaaatggaaaGGGATCCTCGTATAAATTGGCCCCTACAAGTATTCTCACTCCAGTCAAATCATCACGTTGAGTAATATCatttggcttttttttttttttttatctttctttcttttctatcGGATTAGATTTTCGCTCCCCCATTTTTTTTGGCTTCTCATAAAAGTCATATTGAGCCCCATTTCACTGATTCTGCTGCTCAACTTCTCTGGTCGAATTCACTGCATAtaagaatgaaaatgaaaagggaTGCTTATATTAATTGGCCTGTACAATATATGGGGATTCCACTACGAAGGGTTCAAATCATACGTACCAGACATGATATCAGGCTTCTTGCAGTTAATCTCTTTCCATTTGTATTTTGACAAAAGTACTTGGTGGATATTGCAGTTAGCTCTCTATTCAGGATGTTTGAACTGAAATCGCAGGGATGattctaattttttcttttgagccATGCATTTGTTCTCATCTCTTTTATTGGCTGGGAGAGCCATATCATAGTTCAGCACACACAAGATGGGTTCCCAGATCTTCATAGTTCTCAATGGAGAATCTTCTGATAGGTAATTCTTAATTTTGGTCGACTCAGAGATATTATCCCTGAATCAATGCTTGAATCCAAAGCCCGATAAAGAAATACCTTTTGTTGATTTGGCACTGTCTCGTCGAGAAAAAGGTGAAATGAAGCGGACTTTGAGATTCAGCAATTGATGAAATATTGAGTATCAACCACATGTGGTATCACTTTGGTTGCTTCTCAACTACTACAGCTGTATTTGTATGGTCTGACTGGCGATGCTCGAGTCTCAAAGCCTGATAAAAAAATGCCTTTGTATTGTTTTTGTGGTTTATTATGGAGAAAATGTCTTCGAGGAAATGGGCCTTGTGACTCGATCATTGATTAGTCTTGGAGCCTCTCTGATGTATGCCGTGGTTTCTTCACACCATTGGTGAGATTGATCCAGAACTGGGAAAGAGCAAATGTCTTCTTATGCATTTTGTTGCTTATCAATATCAACTGGCCTGCATGTGCTATTTGACTAATCTCATGTGATCTGCATTACATGTTCAAATTTATAATGTCATGATTCACCTGTCAATTCAAGATATTCttctcttcatttttttattcatattaaactaattaatggGCTGCAGGTCTTTTCCATCCAAATTTTGCCCTTTTCCTTTAAGGCCTGCCCCTTAAACTCCTGAAAATGTTCTTCTTGTTCCATTGTTTTGATCgcaaatttttatttcctttttcctcaATAATTAACGTTTTGAgatcaattatatatttagtGATTTTCTGTGACATCTTCTCCAGTATGAAGCAGTGGAAAATGGTGAAATGGATTTTGAATTCAAAGTTGAGTAGGTTTTTGTGCTGATTCCTTCCATTCTTGATGGATTTTGAAAAACAAGTTCTCAATGAGTAATTATTTTCTGGTGTCCTTTTCATGTTCTGTGTTACTTGCAGTTTTTCCCTTTGATTTTTTGTCCATAATATCTGTTTGTTATATCTTTGGgttgtttcttttttactttctcATGTTTGTTGATTACTGCTCTCATATATCACTTGATCATGCCAAGACTTACCCAATGCTGCATGTCGTCACTGCTCAGCAGATGGGGCAATCTGAAAGCATTGGGAAAGGAGGGAGAATAGGCAACCGGCAGTCTAAACGAGGAGGAAAGGCTGGCAGCCGAGGTGCACAACAAGGCCCTCCTATGGAACAAGAACCTGGAAGTGCTCCAGGCCGACTCCCAAGAATGGTACGTTGTGAGCTCTGTAGGGTTGAATGCAACGCACCTGAGATCTTGGAACAGCATAAGAATGGAAAGCGCCACAAGAAGAACCTTCGAGTCCATGAAGAGCTGCAGAATCTCAAGAAGCAGATGAGCGAACCTGAGAAACCTGCAGAAAATCTTCCAGCTGAGACTAGACCACATGAGGAAGGGGCCTGTGGGGCTGGTATGAAGAGGAAAATGAAGGGAGGCAGGGGAGGCAAGTTTCTTAAGGCTGAATCAGGCCTGAGACGGCCAGTGGGGTCAGCCCAACCGAAAGAACCAGCTTTTCCATTCATTTGTGATCTGTGCAATGTTAAGTGCGAATCCCAGGTGGTCTTCAATACCCACCTGACTGGGAAAAAGCATTTGTCGAAGATGAAGAGGTTCCAGAGAAACCAGTCTCTCAGTAGCAAGTCTCAGGTGTTTGGCCCGCCTTGCGCAAGCTCAAGTCTTCCGGTTTCTTCAACCTCGGTTACTCTGGAGGCCAACAATCAGACCAGTGGTTCTGAGCCTCTGGCTCTTTTGTCGGTTAATGGAGTTTCCTCTTCGGACCCACAGGTCCTTTTGGCTCAGATAATAATGGATTATGTGCGATCTCAAACCCATGGAGTTCCTCAGCAGGGCCAAGCATTGGTGCCTGGGTCGGGCTCAGGGACTCAGAACCAGCAAGGTCAGCAGATACACGATTCAGAAACCGCATTAGAAACCTCAGCTCTTCCTCCTGGTACCAGGATAGAGACCAAAACCATGACTGAAGTATCATCGGGGGAAGCTGTTTCCTGTGGGCCTGCAAGTTGCAGTGAGACAGCTAAGGACATAGGGCCACAGTGAACTTGGTCATGCTTTGTTTTTGAGAAGATTGGTCTTCTGAATTTCAGAATTCATGAATCTCGACAGATGTTGAGACCGATGAACATGTACGAATTCATGAATCTCGACAGATGTTGAGACCGATGAACATGTACGTATGGAGGGAGAATTTCGCCAATCTCATTTGTATGAACGGGAACATGATTTTCTCGCCACAGTTTTTTTCTGGATTGTAAGTGCTCTCTCAGCAAATGCGGCGGGAAAAAGAAGCATGAgaaatgattattttttttccccttcctaCATTGCAAcattttttgatgatttatccaaagtttttaattgaaaattctaGCGTGGttgtcaaataaaaaaatatattttagttgGCAATTTCTTAACCGTGAGATTTTAGTAGATAAATCTCATCCGTTCACGGGCTTtatttgtgaaaaatgacaaattaaatcatattggttttatttttcacacttttctcATAGATTTTCCGATGATGCGCGACTACACTCGAGATTGAGCTGATGGGGTGAACCAACTAGAATAAGTCACCCATCACGCTAGACTGATCCCGTTTAGCATATTCTCATATCAACCTTGCCAGTTTCTTCAACCAAAACATattctaattaaaaataaaaataacatctgaataaaaaaaaataataaataaatgtcgGCAGGATGCAGAGGGTGGTGATAAGTAAGAGTAGGAATTGTTTTGGCCTCACCACGTAATAGCATGGAATGATTAATGTCTTAACATTTTCCTGATGCTACTAACCCGAAATTGAGCAACACGAAATCAGATTTAGCCAAGGAAAAGGGGGAAGAAATCATACGTGATGTTACATTTTCAGCCCATTGTCGGCCAGCAATACAACAATCAGTAATGACTGGAGCCTCTGTACTAGCTAATGAATCCATGTAAAAAAACATTACTTCTATCCAAAAATTCAGAGACTCATCAACTGGATCCATGCTACTAGTTAGGGCTAGCAGTAGTTCCAATGAAGTCCAATCAGAGGACATGCGTCGCCAGCGCCTGCCTTCCATTCGGAAAGCAGAGCTAAAGCAGCCTTTTTCATCACTGACCTTCCCAGGAAGCTTGTCCATGAGTGCGGGACCAAAGGATTCATCCCTGTCAATGTCCGGTTTAAACCATAACTACTCCGCCACAAGCCTTGGCCTGCTATTGTCTGGCCATCCTGTCCAAAAAAGCCAGAGTTTACTCGAGTAAATGCTTTTACATTGCATCGTAATTCGAATAAATATCCTAATTAATGATTGCTACTACTACTATACAATTACCATGTAATCTAAACATCGTTTTCCCCACCTAGAAGTTTAAAGAGGAAAACTAGGAACTTTTTCCACTTCTTCAAACCAAAGGTGGCCATAACTTAATGGTAAAAACATAAGAGATTACTTTACAGTTCTTTAGGGAAAAATGGTGTTGATCCGTTAGATGACTTCCGATAATGGATAATATTTTGATTCATTAACCAAAAgcataaggaaaaaaaaaaatgttcccTGATATTTATGCTCTCGCCTAAGAGCAGTTACAGAGATTGAACTTGCTTCGGAGCATAAGGGATGCATACCTTGTTTGATATGCCAGGAATAATCCAGTCAAGAGCTCTCACTCAGGACCTTGAATCATGTTGCACCGCTCAGCAATCTTCCGAAAATCATCAAGGCCAA is a genomic window containing:
- the LOC116203524 gene encoding uncharacterized protein LOC116203524 isoform X1 encodes the protein MDHSDYYASYDQQHVQGTYDPSQPSQPHCSSSIAGPATTAAAQSSSSYYSYDPQHCAAYYHSQDYANYYYQQHHQQPPETHQQQQHSQNSQLYQEPHLPSHQNPYYEQAAQNPSSDPWQSSVSAHRGIHHPQMGQSESIGKGGRIGNRQSKRGGKAGSRGAQQGPPMEQEPGSAPGRLPRMVRCELCRVECNAPEILEQHKNGKRHKKNLRVHEELQNLKKQMSEPEKPAENLPAETRPHEEGACGAGMKRKMKGGRGGKFLKAESGLRRPVGSAQPKEPAFPFICDLCNVKCESQVVFNTHLTGKKHLSKMKRFQRNQSLSSKSQVFGPPCASSSLPVSSTSVTLEANNQTSGSEPLALLSVNGVSSSDPQVLLAQIIMDYVRSQTHGVPQQGQALVPGSGSGTQNQQGQQIHDSETALETSALPPGTRIETKTMTEVSSGEAVSCGPASCSETAKDIGPQ
- the LOC116203524 gene encoding uncharacterized protein LOC116203524 isoform X2, whose product is MDHSDYYASYDQQHVQGTYDPSQPSQPHCSSSIAGPATTAAAQSSSSYYSYDPQHCAAYYHSQDYANYYYQQHHQQPPETHQQQQHSQNSQLYQEPHLPSHQNPYYEQAAQNPSSDPWQSSVSAHRGIHHPMGQSESIGKGGRIGNRQSKRGGKAGSRGAQQGPPMEQEPGSAPGRLPRMVRCELCRVECNAPEILEQHKNGKRHKKNLRVHEELQNLKKQMSEPEKPAENLPAETRPHEEGACGAGMKRKMKGGRGGKFLKAESGLRRPVGSAQPKEPAFPFICDLCNVKCESQVVFNTHLTGKKHLSKMKRFQRNQSLSSKSQVFGPPCASSSLPVSSTSVTLEANNQTSGSEPLALLSVNGVSSSDPQVLLAQIIMDYVRSQTHGVPQQGQALVPGSGSGTQNQQGQQIHDSETALETSALPPGTRIETKTMTEVSSGEAVSCGPASCSETAKDIGPQ